GTGTGAAGTAAGTTGGGAATGGAGATCATTTCTTCCTGACATTATGAAGTCTGCTGCCCGCATGGATACTGCAGTATGCAAGGCAAGGGAATCTGCTCTGCTAGTTCAACTCACTGGAAACCCTCTTTCCTGCACCTTGCAACCATGACTATTCCAATAACTGGAACCGGGCCCTAGGGGGCAACTTCATCCAGACCCTAGATGGCAATCCATTTTATACCCATAAACGTTGACTGATAACCCTTATTACTACTTCCTGGTTACCCTACAAGTGTGGTTCTTGTCCAGGTATGTATCTAGCTTAATAAGCTTCAGAGAAAAATATCTATCTCAGTGCTGTCCTGTACATGTGAGTTCCACTGGTTAACTACATAGTGGATTAGAAGTTTTTTATTAATTTGGATATGTCTGCCCTCAGCTGGCTTTCGCCCTGGAAGGGTGATTTGCTCTGTAATTACACAGAGGTGTTTGAAGTCAATCTCAGGGCTGTGCGAGGAGATGCTGTTCTCAACCTGCTGCTCAAAAGTGCTCCACACTGTATGTAGTGTTTGAAGACATCCACTTCttaacaaagaaaacaatggGGAGGTCATAAAGATCAACTCATACCTTCCCCCATGTGTATCTGCTCCTCAGGCTCCTCTCCCAAGAATGCTCATCCCAcacccaggatcctctttctccATAGAACCCTTCCCAACTCACTTATGTGGATCTAACAAGGCACCTGACTCAGTACTTAACTGCTTCCCCAAGGGATCAGGAGCCACTAACAGGGTTGAGGCAAATACTTCTGGCCTCAATCCTAAACCTATAGTTTAGGTTTGTTTTCTCTAATCCTGTGCTATAATGCTGATGCTGCATGGCTGAGTTACACTTAGAGTAAGACCCTGGGTGACAAAGCTGGTAGCTTATTTTACTAATGCTTGGGTCTTAGTTGATGATCTCCTGATAGGGCAAACTCCAGTCTGCTCCTCATTCCTGTCTGCTCCTCATTCCTGTCTGCATGTTCCCTGCTTCCTGATCGGCACTAAAATGAGCTGAATAAATATACTGTGGAGCTGTGAATTGCACCAATTGGTGTCATTACTGTTTTGTGGTGGAAGGAGGGAAGTATCTCTTGCCTCATACTATAAGGGTTAATCCAGTAACCGTGCACAGTGGGGCCGATAAAGGATAGTATAAAGGCCCTCATTGCCGGGTAAGGGAGGAAAAATGTGGTCTAACTCCTAATTCAAGCTGCTCCTCTGCATCATGACCAGTTTGTAATTAGTGTAGCTCAATTGTAAACAGAACTTTGGAGACAAAGCAATCAGTGCAGACATGTGAGTAATACTTCTGTGATTCAAAGTAACCTGGGTTTGTGCCCTTTTAGTAAAAAGGGAGCCTTTTcccctcttgatttttttttttctttcctgctttttaACCCTTGGGgagttttaatttttgttttccttgttgtttttgctggagAGATCTTTGAAGGACCTACAGCAAGAGAGTGGGAGCTTTCTCAACCCATGATTCAGGGGTTAGAGAAGTTGCATCTTGAAGAAAGATGTCTTTCCTCCCAACTGTGTGTCGGGCATTTGACTTAGTGGTATTAGCAAAACCCAAAAGATTTTAAACAGTctaaataaaaatcacttcctcTTCCAATGAATCAAGTTTTACTTCCTTGGTACTTATAGTGGACAAGTTCTTCATAGAATCTTCCAAGAGAAATGGAAAACAAGATCTGCATTTCTAATGGCAAAAGAGGCCTTTGAGGTCTCCTTTCTTCATCACACAGAAGCAAACAAGGGCATAATctctgtttattattattttattattgtgaactgtagcacctaggagccctagagGTGAACTCAGGCCCCttctgtgctgggtgctgtacaaacacagaacaaaaagatgctccctgccccaaagagcttagtctCATCTCTTGCCACTGCCTTCTGCATGTCCCCTTTAAGCACTGGCAATAGCTCTTAGTGTAAGGGGAGGATTTCATAGACTAGTGCATCTCTGAGCTCCAGAGCTGAGGATCTTGCACAAAAGTTGGGATCCTCAGCCTAGCAGTGACTTGGCGGTGTATTTTTGTGATGTGTGGAAAAGCCATAGATGatgcattggggtggggggggaatgtgGAGTGAAGTCCCCCTCCAGATTTCTGCTTGGCCTGCCAGGGGTGCGGGAGAGAGGGGCTCCCTGCCACAAGGCAGGTTTggctcctgtccctggcagccaggcctagGCACTTTTCATGCTGGCCACTCTGGGCCCCTGCTCTGTGCAGCCTGGcggctgcctgagagagcctgggggaagggggcggcCTGCCTCGCCCCTTCTGCTTCCCacccaggcctggctgctggggccaGGGTCTGAGTGAGCCGGAAATGTGCCAAGGGAGAGCTCCAGCTCGCTCTGTCCCTGTACCCAGCAGCCAGGCTCGGGCCAGCCAGGTGCACAGAGTCCGCTTCTGCCAGCGTGAAAAATGGCTttctcctgctccctgcctgggcccggctgccagggagagcagccgaACGTGCCGTGGGAGAGGCTCAGCGGGAGAAGGACAGacctccccgccaccccccgcaggtaactctggtggggcagggagaccGCAGCAGCCCTGGGAGGTTGATGAGCAGAGGAGACACGTGGGGCGTTCTGAGGTGCTCCCTCCGCTTGGTTCTGTGCTCCCGTCATTCCAACTGGCAGCTGTTCAACCCTTGCCCTGAACTTCCTCCCAAAGGAGGACAAGGTCTTTTGCTGCGTTAGCAGAAATGTGGGTTGGAAATAGGGAAGTTGgctctgtgtgagtgtgtgtttgtttgtttgaatgaaTTTTAGTGACCAGGCACCAGCGTCACAGCCTTGCGGCTTGAAGCTCTCTCGAGCGACATGAAAGGTGCAGCAGAGACAATGCTTCCTCCATGCACCGGCTCACCATTGTGCCTCCCCTCTGCCCTAGAGGGGCCAATTGTACGGAGACCGAGAGGAGCTTTCTTTCTGTCCATCCAACCCCTGGGTCTGTCAGCTGAGACAAAGATGACCGGTGGTGGTGGCATGCAAAAATCCTTATCACTGGTGATGATAGAGCTGGGCCGTCTCACTCAGGCAGCAGAGGCTCCAGCTGTAAGAACCGGAGGTCCCAGATTGGGTTCCCACCCAGGATGCAGTGTCCTGTTTAAATGAGAGGTTAAGTTTTGCAGCAGCTGTTAGAGCACAAGAGGAGTGTTGGTCCAGCAAGCCAGCTGTGTCTAGCGTGATTTTCATATACACTTGATGGTGATGCTCCGCCTCTGCTCCTCTTCTAGGTGCAGTAAAGTAGCCTGAACTCTGTGCCTGGGGACCCCGGACAAGGCCACCTGTCCCTGTAGCAGGAAAATGGGTCTGCCCGCTTTGTGACCCttgggaggctggggctggatgGAGTCGATGTGGGCTGGTGTTTCCGTTGCCTGCAGTCATGGCCTGGTGATGAGGCACTAGGGAGACGCAGAGAGCGCACTGCCGGCCGGGGAAATGGCCCAGCACAATGTGGGGATCAACAGCGAGTacggagactgggactggagcaCAGATGCCGGGGAGCGGGCCAGGCTGCTGCAGAGCCCCAATGTGGAGACTGGGCCGAAGAGCGACGAGGGGCAGAGACCAGGAGCGGGAACCACCTCCGCCCTCGGGGCCGTTTTCATTGTGGTGAACGCTGCCCTTGGGGCTGGGCTGCTCAACTTCCCTGCAGCCTTCAGCATGGCGGGTGGCGTGGCTGCAGGGATCACGCTGCAGATGGTGAGCCAGACAGGCGTGGAGGAGGGGGTATGGGTGCGTGAGGTTCTCTGCAGGAGACCACAGAGGATCATGGAGGAGACATCCTAGCAAACGATCCCACTCACTTCTCCAGAGCCAGGTGGTAGGCCCCTGGCTCAGTGTATCTGTCTGGGTGGGATGGGCCATTGGCTTGAGGCCCCAGAGCTCTGACCACCGTGCTCTGCCCACAGTCCCTGCTGGTGTTCATTATCGGAGGGCTGGTGATCCTGGCTTACTGCTCGCGGGCCAGCAACGAGCGCACGTAccaggaagtggtgtgggctgTGTGCGGCAAGGTCCCTGGCGTGCTCTGCGAGGTCGCCATCGCCGTCTACACCTTTGGCACCTGCATCGCCTTCCTCATCATCATCGGGGACCAGGAGGACAAGAGTGAGTGCTCatggctgccccagccctgggcccgcaccctgagagggaggggagggtgttaCAGCTGCGGGAGGGTGTGGAGCAGAGGGGAGCCTACTTCTCTGCAGGTGATGGGCAGTTTCCATGCCCCATCCTGGCAGCctgtgctgggctctgcagccctgAGAAGCCAGGTTGAGGGGATGCCCTGAATGACTGCCACACAGAGCTGCAGTCTGTCGGGTTCCTTTTGCCAGACCCTGCAGCGTCCCAGGGCTGAACTGCCAGGCTGgggcccctgagctccctgcccctgattcagagcagcttccattcctcttcctcctccccatgttccctgGCCAAGGTTTGAGATCTGCCCTCTAGCGAGAAGTTGGCATTGGGCTTGGCTGTGCCCTGACCACACTGTTCTACCTTTGTCTCCTTATCAGTCATTGCTGCACTGGTGAAGGATCCCCAGGGGGCAGATGGTAGCCACTGGTACGCGGACCGCAAGTTCACCATCAGCATCACGGCCTTCCTCCTAATCCTGCCCCTCTCCATCCCAAAGGAGATTGGCTTCCAGAAATACGCCAGGTGGGTGGCTGGGAAAAGCTGAACCAGGAACTGTGGGTGGGAGGATGCTAAAGGGACAGGCAGGCAATTGGGCCTGACCAGAGTGTTCCATCGTGTTCTAAGATGGCTGCAGAGCCCAATgagtagggcactggactgggatcaaggagaccagggttctagtcccaataaactgtgactgtgggcaagtcccATCACtgctttttgcctcagtttccccacctgtaacatGAGGTGTAAAGTGCTTTCAGGTCCTCGTATGAAAAGCATTGTGATATATTGCCCCAGTGAAGTAATTGTACAAGTGCCCCTTTCGCCAGCTCTTCCATACCAAGCCGTAATAGGAGACTGGGGTGGTGGGAGTGGGTTCCCTGGGTGTCTGGTTTCTCCCTGGGGACAGTGAAGATGGTCCCATAGGTAAGCAGGTATCATATGTCTCTGCTAACACTTTCCTTTGCATATCACGCTGTCCCCACAGTTAGCAGTGGGAGCACTGGTGTATACGAGCATCTGCTGCTTTAACCACCAGGTCCTCTAATTGCTTGGAGCAGGGCTAGACAACAGGAGATGTTCTGGTTAGAAAATCAGTGGCCGCTGGTGGCTGGCTTATCCTAAGGCTACCACTGGAGGAGCTGGATTGATGGTAGCAGTGGTGGGAGATTGGAAGGAGCCAGGCTCATGGAGAGAGAactgggtggggtggagtgggataTCACAGCTGGGTCCCCTGAGAGAACTGGTGGGAATGTACCGGGGAAAGGGAAGATGTCTTTGTCCAGGCTCACCAGATTCTCCCCAGGGAGGCTCTGAACAAGGAGTAAGAGTGAGCAGAGGCAAGGGGAAGCATTGTCATCTGtccagtctcttctttcttgCAGCTCCCTGAGCGTGATTGGCACCTGGTACGTCACCGCCGTTGTTGTCATCAAATACATCTGGCCTGACAAGGAGATCACCCCAGGGCACATCCCCACACGGTATGTGAGAGTGGCACCCATGCTTCAAAACCAGGCTGTGCCAAGTCACAAGTTAGATTAGGGAGATGAAGGGGCGGCCCTATATGGGAAATCCCCACCCTTCCTGTCCCAGAGCAGTTGTTCTGTTTCTGATCAGCAGTGAAAGGGCTAATGATGCTGAAATGCAAACAGTCATAAATTCCCACTCTGAATGAGTTCCATCTACATGTCTCCAAGAGCTGCTCTTTTGGTTTGGCTGCAGGCTCAGGCAGACAGCCCACCATTGGGGCTGCTTCTGGAGGGTTTGCTTTGCAACCAGATGGTTAAGAACATTTTGAATTAAAACTTgtaaatgaatatattttaattgAAGCTTCTTATTTCAATCCCCAAAGGGGAAATTAAATCCACTTTCATAATGTGTGTAAACGCTGACTCATGCCAGCCAGGTGCCTTCTCTGTCCCACTGTTATACAGGATGGGAGAGAGCACTTGATTAGTTCCCTGTGGGTCTCCCAGTGCAGTTTTGTCCTGGAAGATTGTACGatccttgaggcagggactgtgtccaTCGCTGATTTGTACAGCACAGAGCGCATTGTTGGTTCTTAAATGACAGTCTGAAGAAACGTCTGGTACATCAGACAAGCACTGGCCTTGGGTGCCACCAACTATCTGTCCCTGTTATTGCTGCTGGCTTGCTTGTATTCCCCCACTTGAAATCCAGCACAATCTTTAGCAGTCTGTATTCTAGCTGGGCGATGAATACTTGAACTGGGAAGATGGGCTCTTAGCTGTTATACCCTGGTTCTTGGTCTGACAGCTTTCAAGGCAAGAGGCTAATGAGAATAAtgtgggtttttggttttgttttttaaagtctggTATCTTATGAGCCATCAGGGCGAGACAGAGGTGCTGTATGTTATGGAGAAGCTGGGATTTCCTAATGGTTAGAGAGGAAACCTTAAAATGGTCACTCGGAACAGGGAAAAATATAGGGTGTTTTCCAGGCAGGTCAGGTTTGAATATCCTTGGCAATGGACAAAATACCCAACAGGTCTCTTCTATAGTTATTAATCTTATACAACAAATAACATCAAATATCAATAATAAAGGAAAACAATGGAAGTATAGTATCAGAGGGGGAGCCGTGTTaatctgcatccacaaaaacaacaaggagtctggtggcaccttaaagactgacagatttatttcggcataagctttcatgggtaaaaaacccacttcttcagatgcatggagtgaaaattacagatacaggtataaatataaaaggaggacttgtggcaccttagactaacaaatttatttgagcataagcttttgtgaactacagatcacttcatcggataaataTACTGGTATGAAGGTATAAATATACGGGCACATGAAGTACAATCCATTTGGCTAAAATGAAATGAATTATATTGTGCTGTACGGGGAAGCAAAGGCTGTTGGCCTTTGTTAAATTTATCTGTAGATACAAAGTGGTGTATTTTATGGCCCATTCATGGGAGACCAAGAGATTCGGTTCACCAGTCTCCAGTAGTGTTTCAAATTAGGTCCTCTTCTCTGCTAATGGGTCACTAGATGGCACTCTGTTCTTTTGAGTCAACGTCCTGGCATTGTGTTAGAGCACTGTGCCATCTTATGGATGAGACCTAAAACTGAGGCCTTGACCACTTGTTGCCATTTCAAAAATTCCCTCTTTGCAAGTGTCCTAGCCAATTGCAGCTTGGGTGATTAAATTCTGTCCACCTCGCCCTTGAGTATTCCCTTTTGTACGTGTGCCTCAAAAGAAGGCCTCACTATCGTTTTTATGTTGGTCAAATAATTTTTCTTATGCAGCATTGCGCCCACCATCCATACTGTGGTCAAACAGATTTTTAGATCTAGCCTGATAACCTCATCTCCCTTAAATTTGCTTAGTACCTTATAGAGAATTTTCAGAACAAACTAAACAGGGCTGATGAGGGAaacacaggccaagattttcagcagTGGCTGGTGACTTTCCAAGTGCCTCTGTTTCGGGGGTGCCTCACTTACGGTGACTTTTAGAAGAACCTGATTTTTGAgagggtggatgctcagcactttgggaAAATCCAGGCCCTTTAAGGTGTCCAGCGGGGCACCTCAAAAATCACTAGTGCCCTTTGACAATATCGACCA
The genomic region above belongs to Eretmochelys imbricata isolate rEreImb1 chromosome 12, rEreImb1.hap1, whole genome shotgun sequence and contains:
- the SLC38A7 gene encoding sodium-coupled neutral amino acid transporter 7, which translates into the protein MAQHNVGINSEYGDWDWSTDAGERARLLQSPNVETGPKSDEGQRPGAGTTSALGAVFIVVNAALGAGLLNFPAAFSMAGGVAAGITLQMSLLVFIIGGLVILAYCSRASNERTYQEVVWAVCGKVPGVLCEVAIAVYTFGTCIAFLIIIGDQEDKIIAALVKDPQGADGSHWYADRKFTISITAFLLILPLSIPKEIGFQKYASSLSVIGTWYVTAVVVIKYIWPDKEITPGHIPTRPSSWMAVFNAMPTICFGFQCHVSSVPVFNSMKRPEVKPWGAVVTAAMVIALFVYAGTGICGFLTFGASVDQDVLLSYPSNDVPVAIARAFIIVCVLTSYPILHFCGRAVLEGLWLRYKGETVEEDVVRERRRRVFQTVCWFLLTLLLALFIPDIGKVISLIGGLAACFIFVFPGLCLIQAKLSEIQETRSTSWWALVSYGTFMVTLGAFIFGQTTANAIFVDLMA